In one Prosthecochloris aestuarii DSM 271 genomic region, the following are encoded:
- a CDS encoding 2-oxoacid:ferredoxin oxidoreductase subunit beta — protein sequence MTDTLSKLTAKDFTSNQEPKWCPGCGDYSVLHQLKNAMADMGLKTEEVVVVSGIGCSSRLPYYVATYGVHGIHGRAMAMASGLKTARPELSVWVGTGDGDALSIGGNHYIHTVRRNLDLNVILFNNEIYGLTKGQYSPTSQLGLKTVTSPNGVVDHPINTVALTLGAGGTFVARVLDRDGKFMRDIFKRAAEHRGTSVVEIYQNCPIYNDGAFGVFTDKDRKDDTSLYLEQGKPLVFGADKNKGIKLDGFTPIIVDLNDASVSEDDLWIHDENDLLKANILARFFDDPDANEDCLPRPFGIFYVEKDRYAYEDALDEQIAQAQSGGEGTLEELLAGPSTWTIK from the coding sequence ATGACCGATACACTGTCTAAACTGACTGCAAAAGACTTTACGTCAAATCAGGAACCCAAATGGTGTCCGGGCTGTGGAGACTATTCCGTTCTGCATCAGCTGAAAAACGCCATGGCCGATATGGGCCTGAAAACAGAAGAGGTTGTTGTCGTCTCCGGTATCGGCTGTTCATCCAGGCTGCCATACTACGTGGCAACCTATGGTGTTCACGGTATTCACGGCAGAGCAATGGCGATGGCTTCCGGCTTGAAAACCGCTCGTCCCGAGCTCAGCGTCTGGGTTGGAACCGGTGACGGTGACGCGCTTTCGATCGGTGGAAACCATTATATCCACACTGTCAGAAGAAACCTTGACCTGAACGTCATACTCTTCAATAACGAAATTTACGGCCTCACAAAAGGCCAGTACTCACCGACATCACAGCTTGGCCTGAAAACCGTTACGTCGCCAAACGGTGTTGTTGATCATCCCATCAATACCGTAGCGCTGACGCTCGGAGCCGGTGGTACCTTTGTCGCGAGAGTTCTCGATCGTGACGGTAAATTCATGCGCGACATATTTAAACGCGCCGCCGAACACCGGGGAACCTCTGTTGTTGAAATCTACCAGAACTGCCCGATCTACAACGACGGTGCATTCGGCGTTTTCACCGACAAAGACCGAAAAGACGACACATCGCTCTATCTCGAACAGGGCAAACCGCTTGTCTTTGGTGCAGATAAAAACAAGGGAATCAAGCTCGACGGCTTTACCCCGATCATCGTCGATCTCAACGACGCATCGGTCTCAGAAGATGATCTCTGGATCCACGATGAGAACGATCTCCTGAAGGCAAATATCCTTGCAAGGTTCTTTGACGATCCTGATGCGAACGAAGACTGCCTTCCAAGACCATTTGGTATCTTCTACGTCGAAAAAGACCGTTACGCCTATGAAGATGCTCTGGACGAGCAGATCGCCCAGGCACAGTCAGGCGGCGAAGGCACGCTCGAAGAGCTTCTGGCAGGACCAAGCACCTGGACAATCAAGTGA
- a CDS encoding HU family DNA-binding protein — protein MSKAELVEKIASQAGLTKADAERAVNSFVSVVTDSLKAGEDVTLVGFGTFSVGERAERQGRNPQTGETITIAARKAVKFKPGKALKEEVDS, from the coding sequence ATGTCAAAAGCCGAGTTAGTAGAAAAAATTGCCTCTCAAGCAGGTTTGACCAAAGCTGATGCCGAACGAGCTGTCAATTCATTTGTTTCTGTTGTGACTGATAGTCTCAAAGCAGGCGAGGATGTCACTCTTGTAGGTTTCGGGACTTTTTCCGTCGGGGAACGCGCAGAACGTCAGGGTCGCAACCCGCAGACAGGTGAAACTATTACCATTGCTGCAAGAAAGGCGGTTAAGTTCAAGCCTGGCAAAGCGCTTAAAGAAGAAGTTGACAGCTGA
- a CDS encoding 2-oxoacid:acceptor oxidoreductase subunit alpha, whose translation MSDTSILNNKDMVTSKTSVSVLFAGDSGDGMQLTGTQFANTVAVYGTDLNTFPNFPSEIRAPAGTISGVSGFQLQFGSKAVYTPGAKFDVMIAMNAAALKANLHNLHHGGLIIANTDGFDAKNLKLAGYGEENNPLENGTVKDYTVFEVPVVSLTRAALADTGLSTKNIDRCKNMFVLGILYWLYSLPIDTTIETLRTKFRKKADVAEANIKAVKAGYNFGDETEMFSQHGRYSVDPAEKKPGVYRRVTGNEASAIGLTAAAKKAGLQLFLGSYPITPASEILQTLAGLKKWGVKTFQAEDEIAGVLTSIGASYGGALAATNTSGPGLALKAEGLGLAMILEVPLVVINVQRGGPSTGLPTKPEQSDLFIAMYGRHGDAPVPVIAATSPVDCFYAAYEAAKIAVEYMTPVICLTDGYLALSSEPMRVPSPDELASITAKFAKERKADDPPYLPYKRDERCVREWAKPGTPGLEHRIGGLEKENETGNVSHDPENHALMTRLRAEKVERVADIIPPLAIDNGPEKGDLLVLGWGSTYGAIKIAVEQAIDKGYNVAHAHLRHLNPFPKNLGEVLGNYKKILMPENNSGQLIHMIRDKFQIEPVGFSKVEGLPFNEMEIEAKITDILKEL comes from the coding sequence ATGAGTGACACTTCAATCTTAAACAACAAAGATATGGTAACTTCAAAAACTAGCGTGTCCGTTCTTTTTGCGGGCGACTCTGGTGACGGTATGCAACTTACCGGTACCCAGTTTGCGAACACGGTCGCGGTCTACGGTACCGACCTTAATACGTTCCCGAACTTCCCGTCAGAAATCCGCGCTCCTGCAGGCACCATCTCCGGTGTTTCCGGCTTCCAGCTTCAGTTTGGCAGCAAGGCGGTCTATACCCCTGGCGCTAAATTCGATGTCATGATCGCGATGAATGCAGCGGCTCTTAAAGCCAACCTGCATAACCTGCACCATGGCGGTCTCATTATCGCCAATACCGACGGGTTCGATGCAAAAAACCTCAAGCTGGCTGGTTATGGAGAAGAGAACAATCCGCTTGAAAACGGCACCGTAAAAGATTATACGGTTTTCGAGGTGCCTGTTGTCTCACTGACCCGTGCGGCGCTTGCCGATACAGGACTCAGCACAAAAAACATAGATCGATGCAAAAATATGTTTGTGCTGGGCATTCTCTACTGGCTCTACAGCCTTCCAATCGACACCACGATTGAAACCCTCCGCACCAAGTTCAGAAAAAAAGCTGACGTTGCTGAAGCAAATATCAAAGCAGTTAAAGCCGGTTACAATTTCGGTGATGAAACAGAGATGTTTTCACAGCACGGCCGTTACAGTGTCGACCCCGCAGAAAAGAAACCCGGTGTCTATCGCCGTGTTACAGGAAACGAAGCTTCTGCTATCGGCCTGACTGCAGCCGCAAAGAAAGCCGGTCTTCAGCTCTTTCTGGGATCCTATCCGATTACCCCTGCGTCTGAAATCCTTCAGACCCTTGCAGGACTCAAAAAATGGGGTGTCAAGACATTCCAGGCAGAAGATGAAATTGCAGGCGTTCTGACAAGTATCGGCGCATCATACGGCGGTGCACTTGCCGCGACCAACACCTCAGGACCGGGCCTTGCGCTGAAAGCCGAAGGTCTCGGACTGGCCATGATACTCGAAGTCCCTCTGGTAGTCATAAACGTGCAGAGAGGCGGACCGTCAACCGGCCTGCCGACCAAGCCCGAACAGTCGGACCTCTTTATCGCCATGTACGGCCGTCACGGCGACGCTCCGGTTCCGGTTATAGCCGCAACTTCACCGGTAGACTGTTTCTATGCCGCCTATGAAGCCGCAAAAATCGCGGTAGAATATATGACGCCTGTCATTTGCCTTACCGATGGCTATCTCGCATTGAGTTCCGAACCCATGCGGGTTCCTTCACCGGACGAACTGGCTTCCATTACAGCGAAATTCGCGAAAGAACGAAAAGCCGACGATCCCCCCTATCTTCCGTACAAGCGCGACGAACGTTGCGTGCGCGAATGGGCCAAGCCCGGCACTCCAGGCCTTGAGCACAGAATCGGTGGCCTTGAAAAAGAGAATGAAACCGGTAACGTCTCGCACGATCCTGAAAACCATGCACTGATGACCCGACTTCGTGCAGAAAAAGTAGAACGTGTCGCCGATATCATTCCTCCGCTCGCGATCGATAACGGGCCTGAAAAAGGCGATCTGCTCGTCCTTGGCTGGGGCTCTACCTACGGTGCGATCAAAATCGCGGTTGAACAGGCCATCGACAAAGGCTATAACGTTGCTCATGCGCATCTGCGCCATCTCAATCCATTCCCGAAAAATCTCGGAGAGGTTCTTGGCAACTACAAAAAGATTCTCATGCCTGAAAACAACAGCGGCCAGCTCATTCATATGATCAGGGACAAGTTCCAGATCGAGCCTGTCGGCTTCAGCAAGGTTGAGGGTCTGCCGTTCAACGAGATGGAAATCGAAGCTAAAATCACTGATATTTTAAAGGAGCTTTAA
- a CDS encoding PAS domain-containing protein: MTPYLKGQSMPGKKMLDKLEKDGADIGWILHGKPKHQPGGMGASLMTSSYKVEMEQIMRRMRLLSQQMNEALPVSFQAYAVLNSSLVFEEFTRSFEKFLGYEPGGLTGMHFPDLIHPDDRQTVREYLASDHAGGTPRDLVSRFVMADGRSFVVEWSFYANNLLERGCREYVILATRSN, from the coding sequence ATGACACCGTATCTTAAGGGGCAGAGCATGCCGGGGAAAAAGATGCTGGATAAACTGGAAAAAGATGGTGCCGATATAGGCTGGATTCTTCATGGGAAGCCAAAACACCAGCCTGGCGGTATGGGCGCGAGTCTTATGACATCCAGTTACAAGGTTGAAATGGAGCAGATTATGAGGCGAATGCGTCTTTTGAGCCAGCAGATGAATGAGGCTCTTCCTGTTTCTTTTCAGGCTTACGCGGTGCTGAACAGTTCACTTGTTTTTGAGGAGTTTACCCGCTCGTTTGAGAAATTTCTCGGTTATGAGCCCGGAGGATTGACAGGGATGCATTTTCCTGATCTTATCCATCCCGATGACAGGCAAACGGTCAGGGAGTATCTCGCATCAGATCATGCGGGAGGAACACCTCGTGATCTGGTAAGCCGTTTTGTCATGGCAGACGGAAGAAGTTTTGTCGTCGAGTGGAGTTTTTATGCAAATAACCTTCTGGAGAGAGGCTGTCGTGAATACGTGATTCTGGCAACCAGGAGCAACTGA
- a CDS encoding acetyl-CoA carboxylase carboxyltransferase subunit alpha produces the protein MATKVVLDFEKPLFELEEKLDEMRVCLKKSARDHNTAETEGLNQEIETLESKVQGLRRSIYENLTRWQKVQLARHSERPYTLDYIYMMMQDFIELCGDRHFADDKAIVGGFARIEDSEASFSQTVMVIGHQKGRDTKSNLYRNFGMAQPEGYRKALRLMKLAEKFGKPVITLIDTPGAFPGIEAEERGQAEAIARNLIEMAALKVPVICVIIGEGASGGAIGIGVGDRILMVENAWYSVISPESCSSILWRSWKYKEQAAEALQLTAEDLLQQGIIDRIIPEPLGGAHRNPELMANTLKTALVEELSALMRKDRVELVDERVRKFAAMGEWNEDA, from the coding sequence ATGGCTACGAAGGTCGTTCTTGATTTTGAAAAGCCCCTTTTCGAGCTGGAGGAAAAGCTTGATGAGATGAGGGTGTGCCTGAAAAAAAGTGCAAGAGATCATAATACCGCAGAGACGGAAGGTCTCAATCAGGAGATTGAGACGCTTGAATCGAAAGTACAGGGATTGAGGCGCTCTATCTATGAGAATCTTACCCGATGGCAGAAGGTGCAGCTTGCCCGCCATTCAGAGCGTCCCTATACGCTTGATTACATCTATATGATGATGCAGGATTTTATCGAGCTTTGCGGTGACCGTCATTTTGCCGATGATAAGGCTATCGTTGGCGGTTTTGCCAGGATTGAGGATAGCGAGGCATCATTTTCACAGACTGTTATGGTGATCGGCCACCAGAAGGGTCGCGATACCAAATCCAATCTCTACAGAAACTTCGGCATGGCACAGCCGGAAGGATACCGCAAGGCGTTGCGCCTGATGAAGCTTGCAGAGAAATTCGGTAAGCCGGTCATAACACTTATAGATACACCCGGAGCGTTTCCCGGCATCGAAGCCGAAGAGCGTGGTCAGGCTGAGGCAATCGCACGTAACCTGATTGAAATGGCGGCTCTTAAGGTTCCGGTGATCTGTGTGATCATTGGTGAAGGCGCGAGCGGCGGCGCTATCGGTATAGGCGTCGGTGACAGAATATTGATGGTTGAAAATGCCTGGTACTCTGTTATTTCGCCTGAAAGCTGTTCGTCCATTCTCTGGAGAAGCTGGAAATACAAGGAGCAGGCCGCTGAAGCGTTGCAACTGACAGCCGAGGACCTTCTGCAGCAGGGAATTATCGACAGGATTATTCCTGAACCTCTTGGCGGGGCTCATCGTAATCCCGAGTTGATGGCCAATACTCTGAAAACGGCACTGGTTGAAGAACTTTCTGCCCTTATGCGGAAAGATCGTGTTGAGCTTGTCGATGAACGGGTTCGGAAGTTTGCTGCGATGGGCGAATGGAACGAGGATGCATGA